Proteins encoded by one window of Candidatus Nitrosocosmicus hydrocola:
- a CDS encoding FxLYD domain-containing protein, translated as MFLEKSIITKSITLSTLFLPLLVIMSLPMSTSSSQENEDIIILNITDINLEDSTTGLTSITGTIQNNSTIDVQNIQIDVTLLDADNNIIRDTGRFVSGPFTVYQPNSTESFSFLMSAEYFDKYEAKAYGERVPN; from the coding sequence TTGTTTCTAGAAAAATCCATAATCACTAAGAGTATTACCCTAAGTACTCTGTTCTTACCGCTTTTGGTTATCATGTCATTACCTATGTCCACATCTTCTTCTCAAGAGAATGAAGACATCATTATTTTAAATATTACAGATATCAATCTGGAAGATAGTACTACAGGTTTGACATCTATAACTGGAACCATACAAAATAATTCGACCATAGATGTACAAAACATACAGATTGATGTAACTCTGCTTGATGCTGACAATAATATAATACGAGACACTGGCAGATTTGTCTCTGGACCTTTTACAGTTTACCAACCAAATTCTACTGAAAGTTTTAGTTTTCTGATGAGTGCAGAATACTTTGATAAATACGAGGCCAAAGCATATGGGGAACGTGTACCCAACTAA
- a CDS encoding sialidase family protein, translating to MRLLSIILILSLFSFLLYFGSTQVTNLLAQQSDLTNASSTIEITRNGSHGPDLAIDPKANQIYITYIKTQNDTSDLYFIRSLDENYTFSNPIRVNDKIGDVMWDGRVPPQIKLSDNGTIYTLWVSSQEAPAFAPHGFRTLKMASSVDGGQTFTPAVNVTNKDDPTQAKSFQSFNIGNDGKIYVRSLNYDAQILDNGTIISTDEENGTQASISVSGDGGKTFDPILTMDKFTCECCNVNVLAASTGDVYASWRDKFPVPPNTDPQIDPVVRDMVVVRSPDGGNSFSAPVKVANDSFVFGGCVHVGAPMVKDSKGNIQVVWYTGAEDHPGIYYAFSTDKAKSFSKPIPILTGDWIPPLRSDIAIDAQDNIWVTWEDSFGLTALDEKWMFQNTSASIFIGKIDNNTLTKYPTVNTENGRSPDIAAGTNLVGVLWNGDDSINLSIVIPEGLAITK from the coding sequence ATGAGACTTCTTTCTATCATCCTTATACTATCTTTGTTTAGTTTTCTCTTGTATTTTGGATCTACTCAAGTTACTAATTTACTGGCTCAACAATCCGATTTAACTAATGCTTCAAGCACTATTGAAATTACACGTAACGGTTCACACGGACCTGATCTGGCTATAGATCCAAAGGCTAATCAAATATATATCACATACATAAAAACTCAAAATGATACTTCTGATTTATACTTTATAAGGTCTTTAGATGAAAATTATACTTTTAGCAACCCTATTCGGGTAAATGATAAAATTGGTGATGTTATGTGGGATGGTAGAGTGCCTCCTCAGATAAAATTGTCAGATAACGGAACAATCTATACATTATGGGTATCTTCCCAAGAAGCACCTGCATTTGCGCCACATGGATTTAGGACACTCAAAATGGCATCATCCGTAGATGGAGGCCAAACATTCACTCCCGCTGTCAACGTGACAAATAAAGATGATCCAACTCAGGCAAAATCATTTCAGTCTTTTAACATTGGCAATGACGGTAAGATATATGTCAGGTCCTTAAATTATGACGCTCAAATTTTAGATAATGGAACAATAATTTCAACTGACGAGGAAAATGGAACTCAGGCTAGTATTTCTGTATCTGGTGACGGCGGAAAGACTTTCGACCCAATACTGACTATGGATAAGTTCACATGCGAATGTTGCAATGTAAATGTGTTAGCTGCATCTACCGGTGATGTTTACGCTTCATGGAGGGATAAATTCCCCGTACCACCAAATACTGATCCACAGATAGACCCCGTTGTAAGAGATATGGTTGTTGTTCGTTCCCCTGATGGAGGAAATAGTTTTAGTGCTCCAGTAAAAGTAGCAAATGATAGTTTTGTATTTGGAGGATGCGTACACGTGGGTGCTCCAATGGTTAAAGATAGCAAAGGTAACATTCAAGTTGTCTGGTATACAGGAGCTGAAGACCATCCTGGAATATACTATGCATTTTCTACTGACAAAGCAAAATCATTTAGCAAACCCATTCCTATCCTGACAGGAGATTGGATTCCTCCACTAAGATCCGATATTGCAATCGACGCTCAAGATAATATATGGGTAACTTGGGAGGATTCATTTGGTTTAACCGCGTTGGATGAAAAGTGGATGTTTCAGAATACTTCTGCAAGTATCTTTATTGGAAAAATTGATAATAATACATTAACCAAATACCCAACAGTAAATACTGAAAACGGTCGTTCACCTGATATTGCGGCCGGTACAAATCTAGTAGGAGTTCTTTGGAATGGTGATGATTCAATCAATCTGTCAATCGTAATACCAGAAGGTCTTGCAATAACAAAATAA